One genomic window of Trichlorobacter lovleyi includes the following:
- a CDS encoding ATP-dependent helicase produces the protein MDLLAHLNTPQKQAVLHTEGPLLILAGAGSGKTRVITHRIVHLIREHGIRPWNILAVTFTNKAAKEMAERVQHLLGSHDTPLIATFHATCGRILRQDIHQLGYESSFAIYDDKDSERLLKDVIKELNLDDKRYPANGIGARIDDCKNRGLLPDELPAGDLWNQQFIRIYAAYQERLKRCNALDFGDMILQTVRLFEQFPEVLSRWQHRFQWLLVDEYQDTNPVQYRLIRLLAGERQNLCVVGDDDQSIYSWRGADIRNILEFEKDFPKVSVIRLEQNYRSTPTILQAAGAVVARNFGRKAKTLWTDNPDGEPIRCERLESDRAEARFVSSEIALLQRNGLPLSEMAAFYRTNAQSRLLEEALAAEGIPYHIVGGVRFYARLEIKDILAYLRLLENPSDDVSLKRVINVPPRGIGAATVERVAELARQGQLTLFEAFERAVDSNLLGSGPRSKVAAFVELLQRFRRVAATTTMPELVRAILEESGYLARLRESRDEEDSERLENLAQLVSAVEEFSTANPEAGLADFLEQVALVSDLERGEAGRPSVTLMTLHAAKGLEYKAVFMVGMEERLFPHVRSLDDPDGMEEERRLCYVGMTRARERLYLLYARRRMIFGQEQANLPSRFLKEIPAELMERNHVSYSPEPAPAPQHTRSFSAAPSHNLAAVASAIAEVEMVPEPGDDYGNGIYVGLKVRHAKFGLGTIRKIEGKGDDQKAIVWFAGCGPKKLLLRFAGLERA, from the coding sequence ATGGATTTATTAGCCCACCTCAATACGCCGCAGAAACAGGCCGTACTGCATACTGAAGGCCCGCTGCTGATCCTGGCCGGTGCCGGTTCCGGCAAGACCCGCGTGATCACCCACCGGATCGTGCATCTGATCCGGGAGCACGGCATCCGCCCCTGGAATATCCTGGCCGTAACCTTCACCAACAAGGCCGCCAAAGAGATGGCCGAACGGGTGCAGCACCTGCTCGGCTCCCATGACACCCCGTTGATTGCCACCTTCCACGCCACCTGCGGCCGGATCCTGCGCCAGGATATCCATCAGCTCGGCTATGAGTCCTCCTTTGCCATCTATGATGACAAGGACAGTGAACGGCTGCTGAAGGATGTTATCAAGGAGCTGAATCTGGATGACAAACGCTATCCGGCAAACGGAATCGGTGCGCGGATTGATGACTGCAAGAACCGCGGGCTGCTGCCGGACGAACTGCCGGCGGGGGATCTCTGGAACCAGCAGTTCATCAGGATCTATGCCGCCTATCAGGAGCGCCTCAAGCGCTGCAATGCCCTTGATTTTGGCGATATGATCCTGCAGACCGTACGGCTGTTCGAGCAGTTTCCCGAGGTTTTGTCCCGCTGGCAGCACCGTTTTCAGTGGCTGCTGGTGGACGAGTATCAGGATACCAACCCGGTGCAGTACCGCCTGATCCGCCTGCTGGCCGGTGAACGCCAGAACCTCTGCGTGGTGGGGGATGATGACCAGTCAATCTACTCCTGGCGCGGGGCCGATATCCGCAACATCCTGGAGTTTGAAAAGGACTTCCCCAAGGTCAGCGTGATCCGGCTGGAGCAGAACTACCGCTCGACCCCCACCATCCTGCAGGCGGCCGGGGCCGTGGTGGCCAGAAACTTCGGACGCAAGGCCAAGACGCTCTGGACGGATAATCCGGATGGTGAGCCGATCCGCTGCGAGCGGCTGGAGTCCGACCGGGCTGAGGCCCGTTTTGTTTCATCAGAGATCGCCCTGTTGCAGCGCAACGGGCTGCCGTTGTCGGAGATGGCCGCCTTTTACCGCACCAATGCCCAATCCCGCCTGCTGGAAGAGGCGCTGGCCGCCGAGGGGATCCCGTACCATATCGTGGGCGGTGTCCGGTTCTATGCCCGGCTTGAGATCAAGGATATCCTGGCCTATCTGCGCCTGTTGGAGAATCCGTCCGATGATGTCTCGCTGAAGCGGGTCATCAATGTGCCGCCCCGCGGGATCGGGGCAGCCACGGTGGAACGGGTGGCGGAACTGGCCAGACAGGGACAGCTCACCCTGTTTGAGGCCTTTGAGCGGGCAGTGGACTCAAACCTGCTGGGCTCCGGCCCCCGCAGCAAGGTGGCGGCCTTTGTGGAGCTGCTGCAACGGTTCCGGCGGGTTGCTGCCACCACAACCATGCCTGAACTGGTTCGAGCCATACTGGAAGAATCCGGTTATCTGGCACGCTTAAGGGAAAGCCGGGATGAAGAGGACAGCGAACGGCTGGAAAACCTGGCCCAGCTGGTCTCGGCAGTGGAGGAGTTCAGCACAGCCAACCCCGAGGCCGGTCTGGCCGACTTTCTGGAACAGGTGGCACTGGTCTCTGACCTGGAGCGGGGCGAGGCGGGTAGGCCCTCGGTGACCCTGATGACCCTGCATGCAGCCAAAGGCCTGGAATACAAGGCGGTCTTCATGGTGGGGATGGAGGAACGGCTTTTTCCCCATGTCCGCTCACTGGACGACCCGGACGGCATGGAAGAAGAGCGCAGACTCTGCTACGTGGGAATGACCAGGGCCCGGGAACGGCTCTACCTGCTGTATGCCCGGCGCAGGATGATCTTTGGCCAGGAGCAGGCCAACCTGCCTTCACGCTTTTTAAAGGAGATCCCGGCGGAGCTGATGGAGCGCAATCATGTCTCCTACAGCCCGGAACCGGCCCCGGCACCTCAGCACACACGTTCTTTTTCTGCTGCCCCCTCCCACAACCTTGCCGCGGTGGCTTCGGCCATTGCCGAGGTGGAGATGGTGCCGGAGCC
- a CDS encoding RluA family pseudouridine synthase, with protein sequence METTHYCIEVPAEAAGQRLDAFLATRLTDLSRATVQRLIDDGQVVLTEGKPRSSMKLVGGEQITVEIPPPAPAVPLAEQIPLDILYEDHDLIVINKPAGMTVHPGAGVDSGTLVNALLGHCTDLSGIGGEIRPGIVHRLDKGTSGVLVVAKNDIAHRGLAEQFAAHSIKRLYWALIYGSPNDDTGKVSNSIGRHPTDRLRMSGKAKHGKEATTNWRVLERFGAASLVQLRLETGRTHQIRVHLSEANMPLLGDPLYPDGGRFNNLKDTRLKGMISHLGRQALHARVLGFIHPVTGQYQEFSSEPPEDFSGILAYLRETAAAGATFS encoded by the coding sequence GTGGAAACAACCCATTACTGCATTGAGGTACCGGCTGAGGCGGCCGGACAACGGCTGGACGCCTTCCTGGCTACGCGATTGACCGATCTGAGCCGCGCCACGGTACAGCGCCTGATTGACGATGGTCAGGTGGTGCTGACGGAGGGAAAACCACGCTCATCAATGAAACTGGTGGGGGGCGAACAGATTACTGTGGAGATACCGCCGCCGGCACCGGCAGTGCCGCTGGCAGAACAGATCCCCCTGGATATCCTGTATGAAGACCACGACCTGATTGTGATCAACAAGCCGGCCGGCATGACCGTCCATCCCGGCGCCGGGGTGGATTCCGGCACCCTGGTGAATGCCCTCTTGGGCCATTGCACTGACCTGTCCGGTATTGGTGGTGAGATCAGGCCCGGCATTGTGCACCGCCTGGACAAAGGCACCTCCGGTGTGCTGGTGGTTGCCAAGAATGATATCGCCCACCGGGGGCTGGCGGAGCAGTTTGCCGCGCACAGCATTAAGCGGCTCTACTGGGCCCTGATCTATGGCTCACCCAATGACGATACCGGCAAGGTCAGCAACAGCATCGGCCGTCACCCCACTGACCGCTTGCGGATGTCAGGCAAGGCAAAGCACGGCAAAGAGGCAACCACCAACTGGCGGGTGCTGGAACGATTCGGAGCAGCCAGCCTGGTGCAGCTGCGGCTGGAGACCGGGCGTACCCATCAGATCAGGGTCCACCTGAGCGAGGCCAACATGCCGCTTTTGGGTGATCCGCTCTACCCGGATGGCGGCCGTTTCAACAACCTCAAAGACACCCGTCTGAAGGGGATGATCTCCCACCTGGGGAGGCAGGCCCTGCATGCCCGGGTGCTGGGATTCATTCATCCGGTCACCGGCCAGTACCAGGAGTTCAGCAGTGAACCGCCGGAGGACTTCAGCGGGATTCTGGCCTATCTGCGGGAGACCGCCGCTGCGGGCGCTACTTTTTCTTGA